The Coffea arabica cultivar ET-39 chromosome 4e, Coffea Arabica ET-39 HiFi, whole genome shotgun sequence genome includes a window with the following:
- the LOC113741405 gene encoding calcium-dependent protein kinase-like isoform X1, producing MGISVGVEKGVLLEGKMKTASQNFRSKISENDKGIFYDILAGRLDFQSSPWPSISSGAKDLVTKMLTMDPRKRITAAEALEHQWLKEGGEASDTPIDSVVQIRMKQFRAMNKLKKLALKVVAENLSEEEIKGLRQMFNNMDMDRSGTITYEELKTGLSRLGFKLSEEEIQELMEAVSNPRLWRRFLVLTHTWGTKG from the exons ATGGGCATCTCAGTTGGAGTAGAGAAGGGGGTCTTACTGGAAGGCAAAATGAAAACGGCCAGTCAAAATTTCAGATCTAAGATTTCAG AGAACGACAAAGGCATTTTTTATGATATCCTAGCGGGGCGCCTTGATTTCCAAAGCTCTCCCTGGCCTTCAATATCGTCTGGTGCAAAGGATCTTGTTACGAAAATGTTAACAATGGATCCTCGGAAAAGGATCACTGCTGCCGAAGCCCTTG AACATCAATGGCTCAAGGAAGGTGGTGAAGCATCAGATACGCCTATTGACAGTGTTGTGCAAATAAGGATGAAGCAATTTAGAGCAATGAACAAGCTGAAAAAGCTGGCTTTAAAG GTTGTTGCAGAAAACCTTTCAGAAGAAGAAATCAAGGGGTTGAGACAAATGTTCAACAACATGGACATGGATAGAAGTGGTACCATTACTTATGAAGAGCTCAAAACTGGGCTATCTAGGTTGGGATTCAAGCTTtcagaagaagaaatacaagaaTTGATGGAAGCTGTAAGCAACCCGCGACTATGGAGGAGGTTCCTTGTGTTAACTCACACATGGGGAACCAAAGGCTAA
- the LOC113741405 gene encoding calcium-dependent protein kinase-like isoform X2, whose translation MGISVGVEKGVLLEGKMKTASQNFRSKISENDKGIFYDILAGRLDFQSSPWPSISSGAKDLVTKMLTMDPRKRITAAEALEHQWLKEGGEASDTPIDSVVQIRMKQFRAMNKLKKLALKVVAENLSEEEIKGLRQMFNNMDMDRSGTITYEELKTGLSRLGFKLSEEEIQELMEAVDGGL comes from the exons ATGGGCATCTCAGTTGGAGTAGAGAAGGGGGTCTTACTGGAAGGCAAAATGAAAACGGCCAGTCAAAATTTCAGATCTAAGATTTCAG AGAACGACAAAGGCATTTTTTATGATATCCTAGCGGGGCGCCTTGATTTCCAAAGCTCTCCCTGGCCTTCAATATCGTCTGGTGCAAAGGATCTTGTTACGAAAATGTTAACAATGGATCCTCGGAAAAGGATCACTGCTGCCGAAGCCCTTG AACATCAATGGCTCAAGGAAGGTGGTGAAGCATCAGATACGCCTATTGACAGTGTTGTGCAAATAAGGATGAAGCAATTTAGAGCAATGAACAAGCTGAAAAAGCTGGCTTTAAAG GTTGTTGCAGAAAACCTTTCAGAAGAAGAAATCAAGGGGTTGAGACAAATGTTCAACAACATGGACATGGATAGAAGTGGTACCATTACTTATGAAGAGCTCAAAACTGGGCTATCTAGGTTGGGATTCAAGCTTtcagaagaagaaatacaagaaTTGATGGAAGCT GTTGATGGTGGATTGTAG